The following proteins are co-located in the Paenibacillus sp. FSL H8-0079 genome:
- a CDS encoding IS630 family transposase (programmed frameshift), with product MNKHTELEKVREAMKQAKERRMYERYQAIYLHLRGTSIVAIADILNRNRMTVSGYIHAYQNGGIAALQLKHSSGAPSRLSKKQQTQLKQIIAYSVPHEVGFAARHNWTLELIALYVEREWGHRYSLRGISKLMERLGLSYTKPTYTLAAADPEKQRQFTETTFPQLKKLLNEEIDHLLFEDESMIRDYQAIQKTWFLRGKQRIIPTTGKHRGVKLLATIDYETGQIVWQEDEQYTAETFLAFLRKILAAYPTGKLMIVLDNARIHHAKLLQPFLQEQKNRLEFVFLPPYSPQFNIVEGLWKWLKSSIVNNVFYSTVSEIRLRVGQFMDEIMKNPRVIIDRLCIRF from the exons ATGAATAAGCATACCGAACTGGAGAAAGTAAGAGAAGCTATGAAACAAGCCAAAGAGCGACGGATGTACGAACGCTATCAGGCCATCTATTTGCATTTGAGAGGCACATCCATCGTGGCGATTGCTGATATTCTGAATCGAAATCGAATGACAGTGAGTGGTTACATTCATGCATACCAAAACGGTGGAATAGCAGCCTTGCAGCTCAAGCATTCATCGGGTGCTCCTAGTCGGTTGTCGAAGAAACAACAGACTCAACTCAAGCAAATTATCGCCTACTCGGTTCCTCATGAGGTTGGTTTTGCAGCTAGGCACAACTGGACACTTGAGCTTATTGCCTTGTATGTAGAACGAGAATGGGGCCATCGTTACTCGCTCCGCGGTATCTCCAAGCTCATGGAACGCTTAGGACTCAGCTATACAAAACCGACCTACACGCTTGCAGCAGCAGATCCGGAGAAACAGCGTCAGTTCACCGAAACAACCTTTCCTCAATTG AAAAAGCTACTAAACGAAGAGATCGATCACTTGCTGTTTGAGGATGAGTCCATGATTCGGGATTACCAAGCCATTCAGAAAACGTGGTTTCTTCGAGGAAAACAGCGCATCATTCCAACCACAGGAAAGCATCGCGGGGTCAAGCTGCTCGCAACGATTGACTATGAGACCGGACAAATCGTTTGGCAAGAAGACGAGCAATATACCGCTGAAACCTTTCTTGCTTTTCTCCGGAAGATCCTTGCGGCGTATCCGACAGGAAAGCTTATGATCGTATTAGATAATGCTCGTATTCATCATGCCAAGCTGCTGCAGCCTTTCCTGCAAGAACAGAAGAACAGGCTTGAGTTTGTATTTCTGCCACCTTATAGCCCGCAGTTCAATATTGTAGAAGGACTTTGGAAATGGCTCAAGTCCAGTATAGTCAATAATGTGTTCTACTCTACTGTCTCTGAAATTCGTCTACGTGTAGGGCAGTTTATGGATGAAATCATGAAGAATCCTCGTGTCATCATTGACCGCCTTTGCATTCGCTTTTAA
- a CDS encoding tyrosine-type recombinase/integrase codes for MPKSTLFNAFSRILQRCDLPSLPIHSLRHTCAVLLLESGADMKFVQEQLGHGSIQITSDVYAHTSGKIQKSNIDRFEKFTEEIFE; via the coding sequence ATGCCTAAATCAACATTATTCAATGCCTTTTCCCGCATCTTACAACGTTGTGATCTCCCATCTCTCCCCATTCACTCTCTCCGACATACCTGCGCAGTTCTTTTACTTGAGTCCGGGGCAGATATGAAATTCGTTCAAGAACAGTTAGGTCACGGAAGTATTCAGATCACATCAGATGTATATGCCCATACCTCAGGCAAGATCCAGAAAAGCAATATAGATAGATTTGAGAAATTCACTGAAGAAATTTTCGAATAG
- the glnA gene encoding type I glutamate--ammonia ligase produces MSYTKEDILRISKEENVRFIRLQFTDLLGAIKNVEIPVSQLTKALDNKMMFDGSSIEGYVRIEESDMYLYPDLDSWLIFPWVAENRVARLICDVYLPDGNPFPGDPRGILKRNLKEAEEMGFTSFNVGPEPEFFLFKTDEKGNPTNELNDQGGYFDLAPTDLGENCRRDIVITLEEMGFEIEASHHEVAPGQHEIDFKYADALKAADQIQTFKLVVKTIARQHGLHATFMPKPLFGMNGSGMHCNQSLFQGNVNAFVDESDELGLSKTARYFMAGTLKHARAFAAITNPTVNSYKRLVPGYEAPCYVAWSASNRSPMIRIPASRGLSTRVEVRNPDPAANPYLALAVLLKAGLDGIKRELSLPTPIDRNIYIMSEEERVEEGIPSLPADLKEALNELIRSEVICDALGDHALAHFYELKEIEWDMYRTQVHQWERDQYITLY; encoded by the coding sequence GTGAGTTATACAAAAGAAGACATTCTCCGCATTTCGAAAGAAGAAAACGTACGATTCATTCGATTGCAATTTACTGATTTGCTTGGAGCTATCAAAAACGTTGAGATTCCTGTGAGCCAGTTGACTAAGGCTCTGGATAACAAAATGATGTTCGATGGATCTTCCATCGAAGGTTATGTACGTATTGAAGAGTCCGATATGTACCTCTATCCAGATCTAGATTCTTGGCTTATTTTCCCATGGGTAGCAGAGAACCGTGTTGCTCGTCTGATTTGCGACGTATATCTTCCGGATGGTAATCCTTTCCCAGGAGATCCACGTGGCATCTTGAAACGAAATCTGAAAGAAGCCGAAGAAATGGGATTCACTTCCTTCAACGTTGGTCCTGAACCCGAGTTCTTCTTGTTCAAAACAGACGAAAAAGGAAACCCGACTAACGAACTGAATGACCAAGGTGGTTATTTCGACCTTGCGCCTACGGATCTTGGTGAAAACTGTCGTCGTGACATCGTTATCACACTTGAAGAAATGGGCTTTGAGATCGAAGCTTCTCACCATGAGGTAGCTCCAGGTCAGCATGAGATCGACTTTAAATATGCTGATGCTCTGAAAGCAGCAGACCAGATCCAAACGTTCAAACTCGTTGTTAAAACGATTGCACGTCAGCATGGTCTACATGCTACCTTCATGCCGAAACCGCTGTTTGGTATGAACGGTTCAGGTATGCACTGTAACCAATCCTTGTTCCAAGGCAATGTGAACGCATTCGTTGACGAATCTGACGAGCTGGGTCTGAGCAAAACTGCACGTTACTTCATGGCTGGAACTCTGAAGCATGCGCGTGCGTTTGCAGCAATTACTAACCCAACTGTGAACTCATACAAACGTCTTGTACCAGGTTATGAAGCCCCTTGCTATGTAGCATGGTCTGCTAGTAACCGTAGCCCAATGATCCGTATTCCAGCTTCCCGTGGTCTGAGTACACGTGTTGAGGTTCGTAACCCGGATCCGGCTGCTAACCCTTACCTGGCTTTGGCTGTTTTGTTGAAAGCAGGTCTGGACGGAATCAAACGTGAGCTTTCCTTACCAACTCCAATTGACCGTAACATCTACATCATGTCAGAAGAAGAGCGTGTGGAAGAAGGCATTCCAAGCTTGCCAGCTGACCTGAAAGAAGCATTGAATGAATTGATCCGCAGCGAAGTCATCTGTGATGCTCTCGGCGACCACGCCTTGGCTCACTTCTATGAGCTGAAAGAAATTGAGTGGGATATGTATAGAACACAAGTCCACCAATGGGAACGCGATCAATATATTACTTTGTACTAA
- a CDS encoding MerR family transcriptional regulator: MGDEIRRNMALFPIGIVMKLTDLSARQIRYYEQHSLIVPARTSGNQRLFSFNDVERLLEIKALIEKGVNIAGIKQVMNPVSKESEEATVITPDTEVKRRELSDTQLHRLLKQQLVSGKRPGQVSLIQGELSRFFNKK, from the coding sequence ATGGGTGATGAAATTCGCAGAAATATGGCCTTATTCCCGATTGGTATTGTAATGAAACTTACGGATCTGTCTGCACGTCAGATTCGTTATTATGAGCAGCACAGCTTGATCGTTCCTGCGAGAACGTCAGGTAATCAACGTTTGTTTTCTTTTAATGACGTAGAGAGATTGCTAGAGATCAAGGCTTTGATTGAAAAAGGAGTTAACATCGCGGGGATCAAACAAGTGATGAATCCTGTTTCGAAAGAATCCGAGGAAGCTACAGTGATCACGCCAGATACTGAAGTCAAACGTAGAGAGCTGTCCGATACGCAGTTGCACCGCTTGCTGAAGCAACAGCTTGTATCAGGTAAGAGACCTGGACAAGTATCTCTCATTCAGGGAGAGCTTTCCCGATTCTTTAATAAAAAGTAA
- a CDS encoding methionine gamma-lyase family protein, with protein sequence MVSFDSEISELQHQVERQIEGQLKQIDRITDHNQWKVINAFQQRKVSDFHFAGSTGYAYNDRGREVLDEVYADVFGAEAALVRPHFASGTHTISTALFGVLRPGDELLYITGKPYDTLHKVIGKPGDGTGSLRDFGIGYRETALTAAGAVDWEAVEKSITPATKVIGIQRSRGYDWRSSFCVAEIAEMVTRVKALKEDVIVFVDNCYGEFTEEREPTEVGVDLMAGSLIKNPGGGIAETGGYICGKEQYVQLAAYRLTAPGIGGEVGAMLGTTRGIYQGLYMAPTIVGQAIKGSTFAAAMFAESGFVTKPAWNEARTDLIQAVKFSSAEHLIAFVQGIQRAAAVDSHVVPEPWDMPGYEHPVIMAAGTFIQGGSLELSADAPIREPYIGYMQGGLTYSHVKYGVLMALQTMKDRKLL encoded by the coding sequence ATGGTAAGCTTTGATTCAGAAATATCTGAACTTCAACATCAAGTGGAGCGTCAGATTGAAGGACAACTGAAACAGATTGATCGGATCACAGATCACAATCAATGGAAGGTCATTAATGCTTTCCAACAGCGAAAAGTAAGCGATTTTCACTTTGCAGGTTCAACAGGTTATGCGTATAACGATCGTGGGCGTGAAGTGCTTGATGAAGTATATGCTGATGTGTTTGGTGCTGAAGCTGCGTTGGTACGCCCCCATTTTGCTTCGGGTACACATACGATTAGTACAGCTCTCTTTGGCGTGTTGCGCCCAGGTGACGAATTATTGTACATCACGGGTAAGCCTTATGACACATTGCATAAAGTTATTGGCAAACCCGGCGATGGTACAGGTTCGTTACGTGATTTTGGCATCGGCTACCGTGAGACAGCCTTAACTGCTGCAGGCGCAGTGGACTGGGAAGCAGTTGAGAAAAGCATTACACCGGCTACGAAAGTCATTGGAATTCAACGTTCACGTGGTTATGACTGGCGCTCTTCCTTCTGCGTTGCTGAGATCGCTGAGATGGTTACGCGTGTCAAAGCGCTGAAGGAAGATGTTATCGTATTCGTAGATAATTGTTACGGTGAATTCACGGAGGAACGTGAACCGACAGAAGTCGGAGTTGATCTGATGGCCGGGTCACTGATCAAGAATCCTGGTGGAGGCATTGCGGAAACCGGTGGATACATATGTGGGAAGGAACAGTACGTACAGCTGGCAGCTTATCGTCTGACAGCCCCGGGAATCGGGGGAGAGGTGGGAGCCATGCTGGGGACAACACGTGGCATCTACCAAGGACTTTACATGGCTCCGACAATTGTAGGACAAGCTATCAAAGGAAGTACGTTTGCTGCTGCGATGTTTGCTGAATCCGGATTTGTAACCAAACCCGCCTGGAATGAAGCTCGTACAGATCTGATCCAGGCTGTTAAGTTTAGCTCTGCTGAGCATCTGATCGCCTTCGTTCAAGGAATTCAGCGTGCAGCCGCTGTAGATAGCCACGTGGTTCCTGAACCATGGGACATGCCTGGTTATGAGCATCCTGTCATTATGGCGGCAGGTACGTTTATTCAGGGCGGAAGTCTGGAATTGTCAGCCGATGCGCCTATACGGGAGCCGTATATCGGGTACATGCAAGGCGGATTAACGTACTCTCATGTCAAATATGGCGTTTTAATGGCGTTACAGACCATGAAAGATCGTAAATTATTGTGA
- the hflX gene encoding GTPase HflX: MTNGTHDTDMVKKDRAVLVSLVTDDVKRTGINPEYSLEELVKLAETAGVEVLSVLSQNREKRDTKWFIGKGKVEELRAIAEELGATTAIFDQELSGAQVRNLEETLDLKIIDRTQLILDIFAQRANTREGIIQVELAQHSYLLPRLSGHGKNLSRLGGGIGTRGPGESKLETDRRHIRGRIDDLKRHLEELTRHRKLHRERRKKTGIVQVALVGYTNAGKSTLLKQLTAADVYIQDQLFATLDPTSRTMELPSGKEIVLTDTVGFIQNLPHDLIAAFRATLEEVNEADLILHVVDASSVMREDQMRTVNTILQELGSGDKPQLVLYNKKDACTPEQLEMLPLDKDHIKVSALDSDDLLKIRELIQTELTGDTKRFRIPAERGDLTSVLYKIGDVVDTSFEENDVIYEVELQKGEYEKFGYVLEDFIEL; the protein is encoded by the coding sequence ATGACAAATGGCACACATGATACAGATATGGTCAAAAAAGATCGCGCCGTTTTGGTGAGTCTTGTTACGGATGATGTAAAACGTACAGGTATCAATCCTGAGTATTCTTTAGAAGAACTGGTGAAACTTGCGGAGACAGCTGGAGTGGAAGTGCTAAGTGTACTTTCTCAGAACAGGGAAAAACGTGATACCAAATGGTTTATTGGTAAAGGAAAGGTGGAAGAACTCCGGGCAATCGCGGAGGAACTCGGAGCAACTACAGCTATTTTTGATCAGGAATTATCAGGTGCACAGGTTCGTAATCTGGAAGAAACCCTCGATCTCAAAATTATTGACCGTACTCAATTGATCTTGGACATCTTCGCACAACGTGCCAACACAAGAGAAGGTATCATTCAAGTGGAATTGGCTCAGCATAGCTACTTGCTTCCGCGCTTGTCGGGTCATGGCAAGAACCTTTCGAGACTCGGTGGCGGAATCGGAACAAGAGGTCCAGGTGAAAGCAAGCTGGAGACGGACCGTCGTCACATCCGTGGTCGCATCGATGATCTGAAACGTCATCTGGAAGAACTGACACGTCATCGTAAGCTGCATCGTGAACGGCGTAAAAAGACAGGTATTGTTCAGGTGGCCCTTGTTGGTTATACCAATGCTGGCAAATCAACCTTGCTCAAGCAATTGACTGCTGCAGATGTGTATATTCAAGATCAACTATTCGCTACCCTGGATCCAACATCACGCACGATGGAACTTCCAAGTGGTAAAGAAATCGTACTTACCGACACAGTAGGATTTATTCAAAATCTCCCGCATGATCTGATTGCAGCTTTCCGAGCAACGCTGGAGGAAGTGAATGAAGCAGATCTCATCCTGCATGTTGTGGATGCCTCATCGGTTATGCGTGAAGATCAGATGCGAACTGTTAACACGATTCTGCAAGAACTTGGTTCAGGGGACAAGCCACAGTTAGTCCTGTATAACAAAAAAGATGCATGTACACCTGAACAGCTTGAGATGCTTCCATTGGATAAGGACCATATCAAAGTAAGTGCATTGGACTCCGACGATCTACTTAAAATTCGTGAATTGATTCAGACAGAGCTGACTGGTGACACGAAGCGCTTCCGTATTCCGGCAGAACGTGGAGATCTTACGTCGGTACTTTACAAAATTGGTGATGTAGTGGATACCAGCTTTGAAGAAAATGATGTCATTTATGAAGTGGAATTGCAAAAAGGTGAATATGAGAAATTTGGTTATGTGCTTGAAGATTTCATTGAATTGTAA
- a CDS encoding AAA family ATPase — MNGRVMAAGEQPGGRPSRQINIVLRNQEPQMLVKDEAAAVQAAKSITKHAHFQEIQGELEQLVGLENIKDLVFEIYAFLQIAQMRTEAGLLSGAHVYHMIFKGNPGTGKTTVARIVAKLFQKMGVLSKGHLIEVERADLVGEYIGHTAQKTRDLVKKALGGILFIDEAYSLARGGEKDFGKEAIDTLVKSMEDNKNQFILILAGYSEEIDFFLQTNPGLPSRFPIQVEFPDYSIDQLIQISEIMAKERDYILMPQTILKLKQHLLQEKNDSLHAFSNARYVRNAIERSIRHQAVRLLEQYSEGSPGKLELMTIRTEDLNFERK; from the coding sequence ATGAACGGACGGGTCATGGCTGCAGGAGAGCAACCGGGAGGTAGACCATCCAGGCAAATTAATATTGTGTTGCGTAACCAGGAACCTCAGATGTTGGTCAAAGACGAAGCAGCGGCAGTACAGGCAGCTAAGAGTATAACCAAACATGCGCATTTTCAGGAGATACAGGGTGAATTGGAGCAATTGGTTGGACTTGAAAATATCAAAGACTTGGTATTTGAAATCTATGCTTTCTTACAGATTGCTCAGATGCGTACCGAAGCAGGCTTACTTAGTGGCGCGCACGTGTATCATATGATCTTTAAAGGCAATCCAGGGACCGGTAAGACAACTGTAGCCAGAATTGTTGCCAAACTCTTTCAGAAGATGGGTGTGTTGAGTAAAGGCCATCTTATTGAAGTAGAGCGTGCGGATCTGGTTGGAGAATATATCGGTCACACGGCGCAGAAAACTAGAGATCTGGTCAAGAAGGCACTCGGTGGGATCTTGTTCATTGATGAAGCATACAGTTTGGCCCGCGGTGGTGAGAAAGATTTTGGCAAGGAAGCAATCGATACGCTTGTAAAATCAATGGAAGACAATAAAAACCAATTTATCCTCATATTGGCTGGATACTCGGAAGAGATTGATTTTTTTCTCCAGACGAATCCGGGGTTACCTTCACGCTTTCCCATTCAAGTAGAGTTTCCAGACTACAGCATTGATCAGTTGATTCAAATCTCTGAGATTATGGCCAAAGAGCGTGATTATATTCTAATGCCACAGACCATACTCAAGTTGAAGCAACATCTGCTTCAGGAAAAAAATGATTCGCTGCATGCGTTCAGTAACGCCAGATACGTTCGTAATGCCATTGAGCGTTCGATCAGGCATCAGGCGGTTCGATTGTTGGAACAATATTCGGAAGGCAGTCCAGGAAAACTGGAGCTGATGACAATCCGTACAGAGGATTTGAACTTTGAGCGAAAGTAA
- a CDS encoding DUF402 domain-containing protein, protein MKRKFGDRANWRRITNRQFTCRFVQSKIFTGYITLYTIQDLKEPLWKTYGGSTFCIADKGYSWLQYYPKGEHFVVTAMFDDQERIVEWYIDTCRSQGITDQGVPWFDDLYLDVVVLKDGEVFLLDEDELEDALSRKHITTGDYDLANKTAKELLHAIDAHVFPYFQLSLKHRQSLFENGEFRKNIQI, encoded by the coding sequence ATGAAACGGAAATTCGGGGACCGCGCGAACTGGCGCCGGATTACGAACCGACAATTCACATGCCGGTTCGTTCAATCCAAAATTTTCACAGGATATATTACGTTGTACACCATACAGGATTTGAAAGAACCTCTGTGGAAAACATATGGAGGTAGTACCTTCTGTATCGCAGATAAAGGTTATTCTTGGCTGCAATACTATCCGAAGGGAGAACACTTTGTAGTTACGGCGATGTTTGACGATCAGGAACGGATTGTGGAATGGTATATTGATACATGCCGTAGTCAGGGGATAACCGATCAGGGTGTGCCTTGGTTTGATGACCTGTATCTGGATGTCGTGGTACTGAAAGATGGAGAAGTGTTTTTGCTGGATGAAGATGAGCTTGAAGATGCACTGTCACGGAAGCACATAACGACGGGTGATTATGACTTGGCGAACAAGACAGCAAAGGAACTGCTTCATGCCATTGATGCACATGTGTTTCCGTACTTTCAGTTATCGCTGAAGCACAGACAGAGTTTGTTTGAGAACGGAGAGTTTCGAAAAAACATTCAGATTTGA
- a CDS encoding PBP1A family penicillin-binding protein, with protein MPNDPLSRSNNRNNNNKSPKKAKPKTSKKKKITGKRVGWTLFFTMAIAIFCALGGYLFIMVSGENLLKANMDKTTINETSKVYDRNGQLMGELSIQKLEPVNEDDIPELVKQAFVATEDKRFYDHQGVDIWSIGRAAVKDVMARSMVEGGSTLTQQLAKNMFLSRDKTFFRKATEVSIAMALERKYTKDEILTMYLNRIFFGHQRYGIKAASEFYFGQKDLSQLKLWQIATLAAMPKGPSAYNPVSNPNDSKARRGVVLQLMYEQGYITKAEMDEAKEINYNYKRPEKEKKYQAFIDYVLREAERVTGKTEDDLNIGGYKIYTTMDAQAQTAMETAFTDDSLFEASKDDQQVQGSMVIMNHENGSLVALLGGRDYQTKGYSRVTQSRRQPGSAFKPIVSYAPALESGNYSANSSLSNAKQCFGNYCPGNLHGYSSTISMTEAITKSENIPAVWLLDKIGVNTGINFAKSVGIQLADEDKNLAIALGGLSKGTNTLEMAQAYSAFANLGEYRAAYSIKEIKDSAGKTTYKHDNSDTTRVMSEQNAYQLTQMLQNVVNDGTGRSARLDRPVAGKTGTVQSGISGNSANRDVWFVGYTPEWTAAVWMGYDNPDANHMLKNSSKLSAAFFAKVMGDAMKGVPVKQFKAPAGGQAPQPVEEPEQPALSVSGLSGSYDPSAQTVSLSWAGTGDASTQYRVYRKETSEAQFTHLIDAVGATNAQDLSALPGLTYEYYVTAYDLASGLETDPSNTISLMIEAQEVPPEEPDPGIDPGTEIDPEQPGTENPDNGSPDNGNSNGNNGNGNENGNNGNNGSNGSNGSNGGNGGNGQPGGGNTTPPGQGTTDPGGTDEGTDDGSVTTPGEVVTPPDSGTSGDTGGTDVPADSQAGTGG; from the coding sequence ATGCCAAACGATCCGTTGTCGAGGTCTAACAATCGCAACAACAATAACAAGTCACCCAAAAAAGCGAAGCCAAAGACCTCTAAAAAGAAAAAAATTACGGGTAAACGCGTTGGATGGACACTGTTTTTCACAATGGCAATCGCCATATTCTGTGCACTTGGCGGATATTTATTTATTATGGTGAGTGGCGAAAATCTGCTCAAAGCCAACATGGACAAAACCACAATTAATGAAACTTCAAAAGTATATGATCGCAACGGCCAATTGATGGGGGAGCTTTCCATTCAGAAGCTGGAACCTGTCAATGAGGATGATATTCCTGAGCTGGTGAAGCAAGCCTTTGTTGCAACGGAGGATAAACGATTCTACGATCATCAGGGCGTGGATATCTGGTCCATTGGGCGTGCGGCAGTTAAGGACGTCATGGCCCGTTCTATGGTGGAGGGTGGTAGTACACTAACCCAGCAGCTTGCCAAGAACATGTTCTTGTCCCGTGACAAGACGTTCTTCCGGAAAGCAACGGAAGTATCGATTGCAATGGCATTAGAGCGCAAGTACACAAAAGACGAGATCCTGACGATGTACCTGAACCGGATTTTCTTCGGTCATCAGCGTTACGGGATTAAAGCAGCATCAGAATTTTATTTTGGACAAAAAGATTTGAGTCAGTTGAAGCTATGGCAAATCGCGACCTTAGCAGCTATGCCTAAAGGCCCTTCTGCCTACAATCCGGTGAGCAATCCAAACGATTCCAAAGCACGCCGTGGTGTGGTATTACAGCTGATGTATGAACAAGGCTACATTACCAAGGCGGAGATGGATGAAGCAAAAGAGATTAACTATAACTACAAACGACCAGAGAAAGAGAAGAAGTATCAAGCCTTTATTGATTATGTGCTCCGTGAAGCTGAACGTGTAACAGGCAAAACGGAAGATGATCTGAATATCGGCGGATACAAAATCTATACAACGATGGATGCTCAGGCTCAAACAGCCATGGAAACTGCTTTCACAGATGATAGTCTGTTCGAGGCAAGTAAAGATGATCAACAGGTTCAAGGCTCTATGGTTATCATGAACCATGAGAATGGTAGCCTCGTTGCCCTCCTGGGTGGACGTGATTATCAGACCAAAGGCTATAGCCGTGTTACGCAGAGTCGGAGACAACCCGGTTCAGCTTTTAAACCGATTGTGTCTTATGCACCGGCTCTTGAATCAGGGAATTACAGTGCCAACTCCTCGCTGAGTAATGCGAAGCAATGTTTTGGTAACTACTGTCCTGGTAACTTGCATGGATATTCTTCAACCATCAGTATGACGGAAGCCATTACGAAGTCGGAAAATATTCCTGCGGTATGGCTACTTGATAAAATAGGCGTTAATACAGGTATTAATTTTGCCAAGAGTGTAGGTATACAGCTTGCGGATGAAGACAAAAACCTGGCGATTGCCCTTGGTGGTCTAAGTAAAGGTACAAATACACTGGAAATGGCACAAGCCTATAGTGCATTTGCTAACCTTGGAGAATACCGAGCAGCCTATTCCATTAAGGAAATTAAGGATAGCGCAGGCAAAACCACGTATAAACACGATAACTCGGACACAACGCGTGTCATGAGTGAGCAAAATGCGTATCAGCTTACACAGATGCTACAGAACGTTGTTAATGACGGTACGGGACGTTCAGCGCGTCTGGATCGTCCGGTAGCGGGTAAAACAGGAACTGTTCAAAGTGGCATCTCAGGCAATAGTGCCAACCGTGATGTATGGTTCGTTGGATATACACCGGAGTGGACTGCCGCAGTCTGGATGGGGTATGACAATCCGGATGCGAATCATATGCTTAAGAACAGTAGTAAGCTGTCGGCAGCTTTCTTTGCCAAAGTCATGGGAGATGCAATGAAAGGCGTTCCCGTGAAGCAATTCAAAGCACCGGCTGGAGGGCAGGCACCTCAACCAGTAGAAGAACCAGAGCAGCCAGCTCTGTCCGTTAGTGGTCTGAGTGGATCATACGATCCATCTGCTCAAACCGTCTCACTGAGTTGGGCTGGAACGGGTGACGCGAGCACACAATATCGTGTGTATCGTAAAGAAACTTCTGAAGCGCAGTTTACTCATCTCATTGATGCAGTAGGTGCGACCAATGCACAAGATTTAAGTGCGTTGCCTGGTCTGACCTATGAGTACTATGTGACAGCTTACGACTTGGCATCAGGACTTGAAACGGATCCTTCCAATACCATCTCTCTGATGATTGAAGCGCAGGAAGTGCCACCGGAGGAACCTGATCCTGGCATAGACCCTGGAACAGAGATAGATCCTGAGCAGCCAGGTACAGAGAATCCGGATAATGGTTCACCGGATAATGGCAACTCAAACGGAAATAACGGTAACGGGAATGAAAATGGAAATAACGGTAATAACGGCAGTAATGGCAGTAACGGAAGTAATGGCGGAAACGGCGGAAACGGTCAACCTGGGGGAGGAAATACCACCCCGCCTGGTCAGGGGACAACAGATCCAGGTGGTACCGATGAAGGTACCGATGATGGGTCCGTAACGACGCCTGGCGAAGTTGTAACTCCCCCGGACAGCGGAACGAGTGGGGATACTGGAGGAACAGATGTACCTGCAGATTCTCAAGCTGGAACTGGCGGCTAA
- the hfq gene encoding RNA chaperone Hfq — MNKSINIQDTFLNQLRKENIPATVYLTNGFQIRGTIKAFDNFTIVIDSDGRQQMVYKHAISTFTPQRSVSLMQQDNSGEA; from the coding sequence ATGAACAAGTCCATCAACATCCAAGATACGTTCTTGAACCAACTGCGGAAAGAGAATATTCCTGCTACGGTCTATCTGACCAATGGCTTCCAAATCCGCGGGACGATCAAGGCATTTGACAATTTTACGATCGTCATTGACAGCGACGGACGCCAGCAAATGGTCTACAAGCATGCCATCTCCACGTTCACGCCGCAACGCAGCGTATCGCTGATGCAGCAAGATAACAGCGGCGAAGCTTAA